In a genomic window of Gadus macrocephalus chromosome 9, ASM3116895v1:
- the LOC132464399 gene encoding Golgi apparatus protein 1-like, with amino-acid sequence MAECVRVPFLLLFAFIAVNVCLIRGDNAGFKAVGKDVINPPVRPGAVGEADRSPGVGAGGPVRQGGPAEADRSPVVGVGGPVRPGGPVEADRSPVVGASAPRRRSAPWKLAEEAACRDDLSRLCPKHSWNNNLAVLECLQDRKEETEIAADCNHLLWNYKLNLTTDPKFESVAVEVCKTTISEIKECAAEERGKGYLVSCLVDHRGNISEHQCKQYITKMTSIVFSDYHLICGFMNKCRDDINSLHCGSINTGEKDLHSQGEVIECLEKGVVQEAEGGVGVAPIREDCKKAILRVAELSSDDFHLDRYLYFSCRDDRERFCENTPAGEGRVYKCLFNHKFEEAMSERCREALTTRQKLISQDYKVSYSLARACRADLKKQHCSVETPRARAREARLSYLLLCLESSVHRGRTVSGECQGEMLDYRRMLMEDFSLSPEIVLHCRGEIEAHCSGLHRKGRTLHCLMKVGRGDQAAIDKQCQKALQTLIQEADPGADYRIDRALNEACESVIQTACKHIRNGDPMILSCLMEHLYTDKMVEDCESRLLELQYFIARDWKLDPVLYKKCQGDASRLCHTPGWNDTSEIMPPGAVFSCLYRHANRSVDQGRRLSRDCKVEVQRILRQRALDVRLDPELQTRCMTDLGKWCSEKINAGQELDCLQDHLEDLVAECRDTVGDLTELESEDIQIEALLMRACEPVIHAYCHEVADTQQESGDLMECLVQNKHQKEMNEKCAVGVTHFQLIQIKDFRFSYKFKMACKEDVLKLCPNIKKKVDVVLCLSTQVRNDTLQDAKEQKVSVKCRKQLRVEELEMSEDIRLEPELFESCKQDINKLCPNVAFGSAQVKECLKEKKRQLSPKCHQRVFRLQEVEMMDPELDYQLMRVCRNMIRRYCTDSEGKSVLQCLKQNKNAELMDPKCKQLITKRQITQNTDYRLNPVLKKSCKADIPKFCQSILKKGGGDSELEGQVIACLKLKYADQRLSPDCEDQIRVILEESALDYRLDPQLQIHCTPEIARLCSEEAAAQEQTGQVEECLKFNLLKIKPEACKKEVLNMLKESKADIFVDPVLHTACALDIKHQCAAIPPGHGRQMSCLLDSMQDKRVRLQPECKKRLQDRIDMWGYAAKVAPADGFSDLAMQVMTSPSKNYLLASIGGGVALLFVLGLLCGRITKRLTQELKDR; translated from the exons ATGGCGGAGTGTGTACGTGTTCCCTTTCTCCTGCTCTTCGCGTTCATCgcagtgaatgtgtgtttgattcGCGGGGACAACGCGGGCTTCAAGGCCGTCGGTAAAGACGTTATCAACCCGCCGGTGAGACCGGGTGCCGTGGGGGAGGCTGACCGGAGCCCGGGAGTCGGAGCCGGCGGCCCAGTGAGACAGGGCGGCCCGGCGGAGGCTGACCGGAGCCCAGTAGTCGGGGTCGGCGGCCCGGTGAGACCAGGCGGCCCGGTGGAGGCTGACCGGAGCCCGGTAGTCGGGGCCTCGGCTCCCCGGCGGCGCTCCGCTCCCTGGAAGCTGGCCGAGGAGGCCGCCTGTCGGGACGACCTGAGCCGGCTCTGCCCCAAACACTCATGGAACAACAACCTGGCCGTGCTTGAGTGTCTCCAGGACCGCAAAGAG GAAACTGAGATCGCTGCTGACTGCAACCAT CTGCTCTGGAACTACAAGCTGAACCTCACCACCGATCCCAAGTTCGAGTCGGTGGCCGTCGAGGTCTGCAAGACCACCATTTCAGAG ATCAAGGAGTGTGCTGCAGAAGAGCGAGGGAAGGGCTACCTGGTGTCCTGTCTGGTGGATCACCGTGGAAACATCAGTGAGCACCAGTGCAAACAGTACATCACCAAGATGACCAGCATCGTGTTCAGCGACTACCACCTCATCTGCGGCTTCATGAACAAGTGTCGCGACGACATCAACAGCCTGCACTGTGGCAGCATCAACACGGGAGAGAAG GACCTCCACTCCCAGGGCGAGGTGATCGAGTGCCTGGAGAAGGGGGTGGTGCaggaggcagaggggggagtgggggtcgCCCCCATCAGGGAGGACTGTAAGAAGGCCATCCTCCGCGTGGCCGAGCTCTCCTCCGATGACTTCCACCTGGACCGCTACCTCTACTTCTCCTGCAGGGACGACCGCGAGCGCTTCTGTGAGAAC accccagctggagaggggagggtctACAAGTGTCTCTTCAACCACAAGTTTGAGGAAGCGATGTCTGAGCGG tgccgAGAGGCCCTGACCACCCGTCAGAAGCTGATCTCTCAGGACTACAAGGTGAGCTACTCTCTGGCGCGGGCCTGCAGGGCCGACCTCAAGAAGCAGCACTGCAGCGTGGAGACGCCGCGCGCCCGCGCCCGCGAGGCCCGGCTGTCCTACCTGCTGCTCTGCCTGGAGTCCTCGGTCCACAGGg GGCGGACGGTCAGCGGCGAGTGCCAGGGGGAGATGCTGGACTACCGCCGGATGCTGATGGAGGACTTCTCTCTGAGCCCGGAGATCGTGCTCCACTGCCGGGGGGAGATCGAGGCCCACTGCTCGGGGCTGCACAGGAAGGGGCGCACGCTGCACTGCCTGATGAAGGTGGGCCGCGGCGACCAGGCCGCCATCGACAAGCAGTGCCAGAAGGCT ctccagaCCCTGATCCAGGAGGCGGACCCCGGGGCCGACTACCGCATCGACCGGGCCCTCAACGAGGCCTGTGAGTCCGTCATCCAGACCGCCTGCAAGCACATCCGCAACGGAGACCCCAT GATCCTGTCCTGCCTCATGGAGCATCTGTACACGGACAAGATGGTGGAGGACTGTGAGAGCCGCCTGCTGGAGCTGCAGTACTTCATCGCGCGTGACTGGAA GCTTGACCCCGTCCTTTATAAGAAGTGCCAGGGCGACGCCTCCCGGCTGTGCCACACCCCCGGCTGGAACGACACCAGCGAGATAATGCCCCCGGGAGCCGTGTTCTCCTGCCTCTATCGCCATGCCAACCGCTCCGTGGACCAAGGCCGGAGG ctcTCCAGGGACTGTAAGGTGGAGGTGCAGAGGATCCTCCGTCAGCGAGCGCTGGACGTGAGGCTGGACCCGGAGCTCCAGACGCGCTGCATGACCGACCTCGGCAAGTGGTGCAGCGAGAAGATCAACGCCGGACAG GAGCTGGACTGTCTTCAGGACCACCTGGAGGACCTTGTGGCAGAGTGTCGAGACACAGTGGGAGACCTGACCGAGCTGGAGTCGGAG GACATCCAGATTGAAGCTCTGCTGATGAGGGCCTGTGAGCCGGTCATACACGCCTACTGCCac GAGGTGGCAGATACCCAGCAGGAATCGGGGGATCTGATGGAGTGTCTGGTGCAGAACAAACACCAGAAGGAGATGAATGAGAAGTGTGCTGTGGGCGTCACTCACTTCCAGCTG ATCCAAATCAAAGACTTTCGTTTCTCCTACAAGTTCAAGATGGCCTGCAAGGAGGATGTGCTCAAACTGTGCCCCAACATCAAGAAGAA ggtggATGTGGTGCTCTGCCTCAGCACCCAAGTGAGGAACGACACCCTCCAGGATGCGAAGGAGCAGAAGGTTTCAGTCAAGTGTCGAAAGCAGCTCCgtgtggaggagctggagatg tcGGAGGATATCCGGTTGGAACCAGAACTGTTCGAGTCGTGTAAACAAGACATCAACAAACTGTGTCCCAATGTTGCTTTCGGCAGTGCACAG gtgAAGGAGTGTCTGAAAGAGAAGAAGCGGCAGCTGTCTCCGAAGTGTCACCAGCGGGTCTTCAGGCTGCAGGAGGTGGAGATGATGGACCCAGAGCTGGACTACCAGCTCATGAGGGTCTGCAGGAACATGATTCGG cggtacTGCACGGACTCGGAGGGGAAGAGTGTTCTTCAGTGTCTGAAGCAGAACAAGAACGCAGAGCTAATGGACCCCAAGTGTAAACAGCTGATCACCAAGAGACAGAtcacccagaacacag actacAGGCTGAACCCGGTCCTGAAGAAGTCCTGTAAGGCGGACATCCCCAAATTCTGTCAGAGCATCCTGAAGAAAGGGGGCGGCGACAGTGAGCTGGAGGGTCAGGTGATCGCCTGCCTCAAGCTGAAGTACGCCGACCAG CGCTTGTCTCCGGACTGTGAGGACCAGATCCGGGTGATTCTGGAGGAGTCGGCGCTGGACTACAGACTGGACCCTCAGCTGCAGATCCACTGCACCCCTGAG ATCGCGCGGCTGTGCTCGGAGGAGGCCGCGGCCCAGGAGCAGACCGGTCAGGTGGAGGAATGTCTGAAGTTCAACCTCCTCAAGATCAAACCAGAAGCCTGCAAAAAA GAAGTGCTGAACATGCTGAAGGAGAGCAAGGCGGACATCTTTGTTGACCCGGTGCTCCACACGGCCTGCGCCCTCGACATCAAACACCAGTGTGCTGCCATCCCGCCCGGCCACGGACGAC AGATGTCCTGCCTGCTGGATTCCATGCAGGACAAACGAGTCCGTTTGCAGCCAGAGTGTAAGAAGAGGCTTCAGGACCGGATCGATATGTGGGGCTACGCTGCAAAG GTGGCGCCGGCTGACGGTTTCTCGGACCTGGCCATGCAGGTGATGACTTCACCGTCCAAGAACTACCTGCTGGCGTCCAtcggggggggcgtggccctgcTCTTCGTCTTGGGTCTGCTCTGCGGCCGCATCACCAAGAGACTGACGCAAGAGCTGAAGGACAGGTAG